A window of the Acidimicrobiales bacterium genome harbors these coding sequences:
- a CDS encoding BMP family protein: protein MNSKHPYKLLVALLAALSLFAAACGGSSDSAGDSASSDGADSGDSAAGEPFRIAMVAPSASNDLAFTQSMVDAINAIGADREIEFDVTDSTFVVEDAAAALRGYAEDGYDLVIAHGSQYGGPLAEIAPDFPEVAFAWGTSADTFDLPNVSAYTVRADEGGYVMGTIAAQISGAGNIGVVGPVEVGDAKLYVDGFSAGVAAQDAAVDVNVNYIESFSDVALAAEAATALIGAGADVLTGSAQMVVGATGVASEDGVPWFGTQSNQTALGEDIVVASQVYHWEVVISDLIDSIEAGTLGGEVYILTLANGGLVIEYNDAYPLDAAIKEAADATAAGIADGSITTGIE, encoded by the coding sequence ATGAACAGCAAACACCCCTACAAGCTGCTGGTGGCGTTACTCGCCGCCCTGTCGCTGTTCGCTGCCGCCTGTGGTGGCAGCTCCGACAGCGCCGGCGACTCGGCGAGCAGTGACGGTGCCGACAGTGGCGACTCGGCAGCTGGCGAGCCGTTCCGGATCGCCATGGTGGCACCGAGCGCCAGCAACGACCTTGCCTTCACCCAGAGCATGGTCGACGCCATCAACGCCATCGGCGCCGATCGTGAGATCGAGTTCGACGTCACCGACAGCACCTTCGTCGTCGAAGACGCCGCCGCAGCACTTCGCGGCTACGCCGAGGACGGCTACGACCTCGTGATCGCCCACGGTTCGCAGTACGGCGGCCCGCTCGCCGAGATCGCCCCCGACTTCCCCGAGGTGGCCTTCGCCTGGGGCACCTCGGCCGACACCTTCGACCTCCCGAACGTCTCCGCCTACACGGTGCGAGCCGATGAGGGCGGCTACGTGATGGGCACGATCGCCGCCCAGATCTCTGGAGCCGGCAACATCGGTGTCGTCGGCCCGGTCGAGGTCGGTGACGCCAAGCTCTACGTCGACGGCTTCAGTGCCGGCGTTGCCGCTCAGGACGCAGCAGTCGATGTCAACGTCAACTACATCGAGTCGTTCAGCGACGTCGCCCTGGCCGCCGAGGCTGCCACCGCCCTCATCGGCGCCGGCGCCGACGTGCTCACCGGCAGCGCCCAGATGGTCGTGGGTGCCACGGGCGTCGCCAGCGAGGACGGCGTCCCGTGGTTCGGCACCCAGTCGAACCAGACCGCACTCGGTGAAGACATCGTCGTCGCCTCGCAGGTCTACCACTGGGAAGTCGTCATCTCGGATCTCATCGATTCGATCGAAGCCGGCACCCTCGGCGGCGAGGTCTACATCCTGACGCTCGCCAACGGCGGCCTCGTGATCGAATACAACGACGCCTACCCGCTCGATGCCGCCATCAAGGAGGCCGCCGACGCCACCGCCGCCGGTATCGCCGACGGTTCGATCACGACGGGCATCGAGTAG
- a CDS encoding IS5 family transposase, with amino-acid sequence MRGTPDRQLSMLSSLSTEDLIPTDHPIRRIRAVVDEVLAGMDDRFDAMYADSGRRSVPPETLLKATVLMALYSIRSERAFCERLNYDMLFKWFLDMAIDDRAFDPTTFTKNRQRLLDHAIADEFFAAVVAQARLRRYTSSEHFSVDGTLLQAWASNKSFKPNDRSDDDGDGNGFKGRNAEVDFKGQRRSNKTHTSTTDPEAMLFRKSSNAAAELSYMGHLLIENRSGLIVDVELTQATGYAERDCATEMLKRLPASGRRRTVAADKSYDTKDFVAGVRELGFTPHVAQNTSNRRSAIDGRTTRHEGYRTSLRIRKRVEEPFGWIKTVGAGRKLRYIGQTKNRAWLKIEAATYNLIRICALDTAIPA; translated from the coding sequence ATGCGTGGAACGCCTGATCGCCAGTTGTCGATGTTGTCGTCGCTCTCGACCGAGGACCTGATCCCGACCGATCATCCGATCCGCCGGATCCGGGCTGTGGTCGACGAAGTCCTGGCTGGCATGGATGACCGGTTCGATGCCATGTACGCGGACTCGGGCCGCCGCAGCGTGCCGCCCGAGACCCTGTTGAAGGCGACGGTGTTGATGGCGCTCTACTCGATCCGTTCCGAGCGGGCGTTCTGTGAACGGTTGAACTACGACATGTTGTTCAAGTGGTTCCTGGACATGGCGATCGATGATCGGGCGTTCGATCCGACCACGTTCACCAAGAACCGTCAACGCCTGTTGGATCATGCGATCGCGGACGAGTTCTTCGCCGCCGTCGTCGCCCAGGCCAGGTTGCGGCGCTACACCTCCTCGGAACACTTCAGCGTGGACGGCACGCTGTTGCAGGCGTGGGCATCGAACAAGAGCTTCAAACCCAACGACAGGTCCGACGACGACGGCGACGGGAACGGGTTCAAGGGCCGCAACGCCGAGGTCGACTTCAAAGGCCAGCGGCGATCGAACAAGACCCACACCTCCACGACCGATCCCGAAGCGATGCTGTTCCGGAAGTCTTCCAACGCCGCAGCAGAGCTGTCCTACATGGGGCATCTGTTGATCGAGAACCGGTCCGGCCTGATCGTCGATGTCGAGCTGACCCAAGCGACCGGTTACGCCGAGCGGGACTGCGCGACCGAGATGCTCAAACGGTTGCCGGCATCGGGTCGGCGTCGGACCGTGGCGGCGGACAAGAGCTATGACACCAAAGACTTCGTGGCCGGAGTCCGGGAGTTGGGGTTCACCCCGCATGTCGCGCAGAACACCTCGAATCGTCGCTCCGCGATCGATGGCCGCACGACCCGGCACGAGGGCTACCGCACGTCGCTGCGGATCCGGAAACGCGTGGAGGAACCCTTCGGTTGGATCAAGACCGTCGGGGCGGGCCGCAAGCTCCGCTACATCGGCCAGACCAAGAACCGGGCCTGGCTCAAGATCGAGGCAGCGACCTACAACCTGATCCGGATCTGCGCCCTCGACACCGCCATACCAGCCTGA
- a CDS encoding ABC transporter permease, translated as MSDFFTLTVLVATLASGIRLATPFLFAALGETLGQRSGVLNLGVEGVMLIGAYSAYYTALKTGSTTTGILVAIAIGAVMGVIYAFLTVVMHAEQGISGIGIFLFGLGFTDLLYQKQVGTPIPIKGVGKAPVPVLSDIPHIGDIFFNHNPLVYLAFLLVPIMWFIVNRTTFGLNVRAVGETPEAADTLGVSVNGVRTTTIIIGNALAGC; from the coding sequence ATGAGCGACTTCTTCACCCTCACGGTCCTCGTCGCCACGTTGGCGTCGGGCATCCGGCTGGCCACGCCCTTCCTGTTCGCCGCCCTCGGTGAGACCCTCGGGCAGCGCAGCGGTGTGCTCAATCTCGGGGTCGAGGGCGTCATGCTCATCGGCGCCTACTCGGCTTACTACACCGCACTCAAGACGGGGAGCACCACTACCGGGATCCTCGTGGCGATCGCCATCGGCGCGGTGATGGGTGTGATCTATGCGTTCCTCACCGTCGTGATGCACGCCGAACAGGGCATCAGTGGGATCGGCATCTTCCTCTTTGGTCTGGGCTTCACCGACCTCCTCTACCAGAAGCAGGTCGGCACCCCGATTCCGATCAAGGGTGTCGGCAAGGCGCCGGTTCCCGTGCTGTCCGACATCCCGCACATCGGCGACATCTTCTTCAACCACAACCCGCTCGTGTATCTCGCGTTCCTGCTGGTGCCGATCATGTGGTTCATCGTGAACCGGACCACGTTCGGCCTCAATGTTCGAGCCGTCGGCGAGACCCCCGAAGCCGCCGACACCCTCGGCGTGAGCGTCAACGGCGTGCGCACCACCACCATCATCATCGGCAACGCACTAGCAGGGTGCTGA
- a CDS encoding ABC transporter permease: protein MVRPVVGLVVPLSAVIAALAVGAIMLLALGANPLTGYRALIHGGFGSVDNLADTAIKAMPLMLVGVGISIAFRAGAVNLGGEGQIIAGAIASTITALALPDLPRPLLVPLVLVLGAVGGACWAAIPGALKAYAGVSEILSTIMMNIVAAQFLSFLLQDLLIEKGAIKIQQTKRLSENADLPLLPGGTRLHFGFIVAIIVAILGYYLLFESALGVRLRAVGHNPDASRYAGMPVKKSIVEAMAFSGACSGVAGAILVFGSESHRLIGEGGAAGFTQNAGFNGIVTALFGGLHPLFTVPASFLFGGLLTGGIELQRELQVPAALIVALNGVVVVFVVGSLRFRKRLERWVESSNGEGAR, encoded by the coding sequence TTGGTCCGCCCTGTCGTCGGCCTCGTCGTGCCGCTCAGCGCAGTCATTGCCGCACTCGCCGTGGGCGCCATCATGTTGCTGGCACTCGGCGCCAATCCGCTCACCGGTTACCGAGCGTTGATCCATGGCGGTTTCGGCTCGGTCGACAACCTCGCCGACACCGCCATCAAGGCCATGCCGCTGATGCTGGTCGGTGTCGGCATTTCCATCGCCTTCCGAGCCGGTGCGGTCAACCTCGGTGGCGAGGGCCAAATCATCGCCGGGGCGATCGCCTCCACCATCACCGCGCTCGCCCTCCCGGATCTTCCCCGTCCGCTGCTCGTACCGTTGGTGTTGGTGCTCGGAGCGGTCGGTGGCGCGTGTTGGGCGGCAATACCGGGAGCACTGAAGGCCTATGCCGGGGTGAGCGAGATCCTCTCGACGATCATGATGAACATCGTCGCTGCCCAGTTCCTGAGCTTCCTGCTGCAGGACCTGCTGATCGAGAAGGGCGCCATCAAGATCCAGCAGACGAAGCGGCTGAGCGAGAACGCCGACCTCCCGCTGCTGCCGGGTGGCACGCGTCTTCACTTCGGCTTCATCGTCGCCATCATCGTTGCCATCCTCGGCTACTACCTGCTGTTCGAGAGTGCGCTGGGTGTGCGCCTACGCGCCGTCGGTCACAACCCCGATGCCTCTCGCTACGCCGGCATGCCGGTGAAGAAGTCGATCGTCGAGGCCATGGCGTTCAGCGGGGCGTGCTCGGGGGTGGCGGGCGCCATCTTGGTGTTCGGCAGCGAGTCCCACCGGCTCATCGGTGAAGGCGGCGCTGCCGGCTTCACCCAGAATGCCGGGTTCAACGGCATCGTCACTGCACTCTTCGGTGGCCTCCACCCGCTGTTCACGGTGCCCGCCTCGTTCCTCTTCGGTGGACTGCTCACCGGCGGCATCGAACTCCAGCGAGAGCTGCAGGTGCCGGCGGCGCTCATCGTCGCCCTCAATGGTGTGGTGGTCGTGTTCGTGGTCGGCAGCTTGCGGTTCCGCAAGCGCCTCGAACGCTGGGTCGAATCGAGCAACGGCGAGGGGGCACGATGA
- a CDS encoding 4Fe-4S dicluster domain-containing protein — MTDQGQTNTAEETPPLTPMSLATLLGRIEHEWATRKKIFDLPNARIWKPDPAVDLGFDFLGRRCATPIGPAAGPHSQLAENIVLAWLGGSRLFELKTVQILDQLVINRPCIDMATIGYNIEWSQELTLGQSLTEYVKASMLIEILRRWEPLAEFIGPDPGPHVFDMSVGYDLAGVSSPPVAAFIDGMHDATDEIDRLRGELTGSWARFADLDFPTHIADTLTLSTFHGCPPEEIESITKHLIDVHDLDVIVKLNPTLLGYETVAGLVNDTLGYTDVSVKESAFAADLQFDRGIELIAELDQYAKDRGHRFGIKLTNTLVVDNTKGWMPDETMYLSGPPLHVLASTLLDRLSKALPGRLAIPGHGGDIMVSFSAGITKDNLADSIAMGVNPATVCSDLLKPGGYGRLAPMLKALTAAVVDEGHAELTSWRAARQLTANANGFASTAEQHVAHIVGAGVGDYHLSGNEKLPRAVDHELEMFGCVACNFCITVCPNDAFFNIKSVEGTEGRQQYLVFSELCNECGNCMTFCPEDGDPAKVKPRLYTDPDLFARREGQGFLLVDGVIVDSRSEGDQALLVQRLLDAEAGNPLQATGASSDEGSR, encoded by the coding sequence ATGACCGATCAAGGACAGACCAACACCGCCGAGGAAACGCCGCCCCTCACGCCGATGTCGCTTGCGACCTTGCTCGGTCGCATCGAGCACGAGTGGGCGACCCGCAAGAAGATCTTCGATCTGCCCAACGCCCGCATCTGGAAGCCTGACCCCGCCGTCGATCTCGGATTCGACTTCCTCGGGCGACGCTGCGCCACCCCGATCGGCCCAGCCGCCGGTCCCCACAGCCAGCTGGCCGAGAACATCGTGCTCGCCTGGCTCGGCGGCTCGCGACTGTTCGAGCTGAAGACGGTGCAGATCCTCGACCAGCTCGTGATCAACCGCCCCTGCATCGACATGGCGACGATTGGTTACAACATCGAGTGGAGCCAGGAACTCACGCTCGGCCAGAGCCTCACCGAGTACGTGAAGGCCTCGATGCTGATCGAGATCCTGCGCCGGTGGGAACCCCTCGCCGAGTTCATCGGGCCCGACCCCGGTCCACACGTGTTCGACATGTCGGTCGGCTACGACCTGGCCGGCGTTTCCTCGCCACCGGTCGCAGCGTTCATCGACGGCATGCACGACGCAACGGACGAGATCGACCGACTCCGGGGCGAGCTGACCGGTTCGTGGGCCCGGTTCGCCGACCTCGACTTCCCGACCCACATCGCCGACACCCTGACGCTGTCGACGTTCCACGGGTGTCCGCCCGAGGAGATCGAGTCGATCACGAAGCACCTGATCGACGTCCACGACCTCGACGTGATCGTCAAGCTCAATCCCACGCTGCTCGGCTACGAGACCGTGGCGGGGCTCGTCAACGACACGCTGGGCTACACCGACGTCTCGGTCAAGGAGTCGGCGTTCGCCGCCGACCTCCAGTTCGACCGGGGAATCGAGCTCATCGCCGAACTCGACCAGTACGCCAAGGACCGTGGGCATCGCTTCGGTATCAAACTCACGAACACACTCGTCGTCGACAACACCAAAGGATGGATGCCCGACGAGACCATGTATCTGTCGGGTCCCCCGCTCCACGTGCTCGCTTCGACCTTGCTCGACCGGCTGTCGAAGGCGCTCCCCGGCCGGCTCGCCATCCCCGGCCACGGCGGCGACATCATGGTGAGCTTCTCGGCCGGGATCACGAAGGACAATCTGGCCGACTCGATCGCAATGGGGGTGAACCCGGCGACGGTGTGTTCGGATCTGCTCAAGCCCGGCGGATACGGTCGGCTGGCGCCGATGCTCAAGGCGCTGACCGCCGCAGTGGTCGACGAGGGGCACGCCGAACTGACGTCGTGGCGGGCGGCCCGCCAACTCACCGCCAACGCCAACGGGTTCGCCTCGACTGCCGAACAGCACGTCGCGCACATCGTGGGTGCCGGTGTCGGCGACTACCACCTCAGCGGCAATGAGAAGCTGCCTCGGGCGGTCGACCACGAGCTCGAGATGTTCGGGTGCGTCGCCTGCAATTTCTGCATCACGGTGTGTCCGAACGACGCCTTCTTCAACATCAAGAGCGTCGAGGGCACGGAAGGGCGCCAGCAGTACCTGGTCTTCTCCGAGCTGTGCAACGAGTGCGGCAACTGCATGACGTTCTGCCCCGAAGACGGCGATCCGGCCAAGGTCAAACCCCGGCTCTACACCGACCCCGACCTGTTCGCTCGGCGCGAGGGGCAGGGATTCCTCCTCGTCGACGGCGTGATCGTCGACAGTCGCAGCGAGGGTGACCAGGCGCTGCTCGTCCAGCGACTCCTCGATGCCGAAGCCGGCAATCCGCTCCAGGCCACCGGTGCCTCCTCCGATGAAGGATCTCGATGA
- a CDS encoding ABC transporter ATP-binding protein, with protein sequence MTTHTDRTAPMLELRGITKRFPGVLANDAVDLTVLPGQVHTLLGENGAGKSTLMKVVYGLYQPDGGTIRFDGEEVKITSPLNAIERGIGMIHQHFMLVPTLTVAENVALGLGGRRGLSDMRPVKARLAEVSERYGLHVDPDAYVWQLAVGERQRAEILKALYRDARLLVLDEPTAVLTPPEVDELFVTLRQMTADGKGLIFISHKLHEVMELSDEITVLRDGKVSGTTRPSESTRESLAELMVGRPVELTRTVPAPQIGATRLEVKHLRVIGSRGTPAVKDLSLSVREGEIVGLAGVSGNGQRELADAIFGLRPIDGGEVIINGTPVPRPTPKGVRAMGLAYVPEERMVEGAIGEFTVAENLLLVDYHREPYTKRGLLRKGAISDWCSTMVSNYRVKTPDIETPTRNLSGGNIQKVVIAREFSCGADVLVVAQPTRGVDIGAAEYIHERLLEQRANGAAILLISEDLDEVIQLSDRIVVVLEGEVMGEVERSEATPSSIGLLMSGVRAEASA encoded by the coding sequence ATGACGACGCACACTGACCGGACAGCACCCATGCTCGAACTCCGGGGGATCACCAAACGATTCCCCGGGGTGCTGGCGAACGACGCCGTCGATCTGACGGTGCTGCCCGGTCAGGTGCACACCCTTCTGGGTGAGAACGGAGCTGGCAAGAGCACGCTCATGAAAGTCGTCTACGGGCTCTACCAGCCCGACGGCGGCACGATCCGATTCGACGGCGAAGAGGTCAAGATCACGTCGCCGTTGAACGCGATCGAACGCGGCATCGGCATGATCCACCAGCACTTCATGCTGGTGCCCACGTTGACGGTCGCCGAGAACGTCGCCCTCGGACTCGGTGGCCGCCGCGGCCTGAGCGACATGCGGCCCGTGAAGGCCCGCCTCGCCGAGGTGTCGGAACGCTACGGCCTCCATGTCGACCCCGACGCCTACGTTTGGCAGTTGGCGGTCGGCGAGCGGCAGCGAGCGGAGATCCTGAAGGCGCTCTATCGAGACGCCCGCTTGCTCGTGCTCGACGAGCCGACGGCGGTGCTGACCCCGCCCGAGGTCGACGAGCTGTTCGTGACCTTGCGGCAGATGACTGCCGACGGCAAGGGTCTGATCTTCATCTCGCACAAGCTGCACGAGGTGATGGAGCTGTCCGACGAGATCACGGTCTTGCGAGACGGCAAGGTCTCGGGCACGACCCGACCATCGGAGTCCACGCGAGAATCGCTCGCCGAACTCATGGTGGGGCGCCCGGTCGAACTCACCCGAACCGTGCCCGCTCCCCAGATTGGTGCCACCCGCCTCGAGGTCAAACATCTGCGTGTCATCGGCTCCCGGGGGACACCAGCGGTCAAGGACCTGTCGCTGTCCGTGCGAGAAGGTGAGATCGTCGGTCTCGCCGGTGTCTCCGGCAATGGCCAGCGGGAGCTGGCCGACGCCATCTTCGGGCTGCGGCCGATCGACGGTGGCGAGGTGATCATCAACGGCACGCCAGTTCCCCGTCCGACGCCGAAGGGGGTCCGGGCGATGGGGCTTGCGTATGTGCCCGAGGAACGTATGGTCGAAGGCGCCATCGGCGAGTTCACCGTTGCCGAGAACCTCCTGCTCGTCGACTACCACCGTGAGCCCTACACCAAGCGTGGCCTCCTGCGGAAGGGTGCGATCAGCGACTGGTGCTCCACCATGGTGTCGAACTACCGGGTCAAGACCCCCGACATCGAAACGCCGACCCGCAACCTGTCGGGCGGCAACATCCAGAAGGTGGTGATCGCTCGCGAGTTCAGCTGCGGCGCCGACGTGCTGGTGGTCGCCCAACCGACACGAGGTGTCGACATCGGCGCCGCCGAGTACATCCACGAACGCCTGCTCGAGCAGCGAGCGAACGGGGCGGCCATCCTCCTCATCTCGGAAGACCTCGACGAGGTGATCCAGCTATCGGATCGCATCGTCGTCGTGCTCGAAGGTGAAGTCATGGGAGAGGTCGAGCGGAGCGAGGCGACCCCGTCGTCGATCGGCTTGCTCATGTCCGGCGTGCGGGCTGAGGCCTCCGCCTGA
- a CDS encoding molybdopterin cofactor-binding domain-containing protein codes for MSTFRLNGGDVTASDGHEHLLAALRDELGVMSPKDGCSPSGQCGCCTVLIDGKARISCQTSMDKVDGAEVLTLEGVDPDERERMATAFAAHGALQCGFCTPGIVMRTKAMIDKSGENLTRDQASRLLGAHLCRCTGYTKILDAVEALAAGETSVALAPKGVGTRGVKYEAAALSLGDRPFIDDMAVDGLLHGAFHLTDHARADIIAIDTSAAEAVPGVVRVFTGADVPGELRGGLIHKDWPIFIPVGGRTSYLGDVLAMVVAVDRPTARKAAKLIEVTYEVHTPMTNPAEAVASSENAVWGLDGNVLSTSTYARGDAEGALAGATHVVRETFQTQRIDHAFVEPESTLAVPIPAGHPLPLTNGATAGQPVDFERLMVYSGGQGIWDDRNDIAKILDVPTETVVTELVSNGGAFGGKEDMSNQGQTALAAWLLRRPVKTTFSREESFLVHTKRHPIRMAYEAGCDADGKLVGLRVRMLGDSGPYASVGMKVLERAAGHASGPYVVPNIDVEAVAARTNNSVCGAFRGFGANQAQFAMEGCMDRLAEMVGISGWEMRHRNVVEPGVTWGPGQILDDGCLGARACLDAVKPAYDQAVADGAAVGLGLGLKNSGLGNGFKEIAKAVVHFRPDGKIEVRHCWTEMGQGIHTVAMQVAIEELGVEAERIEVIVDSTRELGAGQTTGSRGTLMGAGSVADACRAAMADGCQVGVDYEGEYRVDWTNSLSEGLPNPIIHSTFGYAAQLVIMDRESGLVDRVVAAHDVGRAVNPLLCEGQIEGSVHMGLGYAMTEGFPCDADGKPLNDTLRSLDIIRPKDMPPVDVILVESAEPNSPYGIKGVGEIGLVPTAGAVAAAMHDRDGEWRNELPLVNVSNRERADAWA; via the coding sequence GTGAGCACCTTCAGACTCAACGGCGGCGACGTCACGGCGTCCGACGGCCACGAGCACCTACTCGCGGCGCTACGCGACGAACTCGGTGTCATGTCGCCCAAGGACGGCTGCTCGCCGTCGGGCCAATGCGGCTGCTGCACCGTCTTGATCGACGGCAAGGCCCGCATCTCGTGCCAGACCTCGATGGACAAGGTCGACGGGGCCGAGGTGCTCACCCTCGAGGGCGTCGACCCCGACGAGCGGGAGCGGATGGCCACGGCCTTCGCTGCCCACGGTGCCCTCCAGTGCGGGTTCTGCACGCCGGGCATCGTCATGCGGACCAAGGCCATGATCGACAAGTCGGGCGAGAACCTCACTCGCGATCAGGCCTCCCGGCTGCTCGGCGCGCACCTGTGCCGTTGCACCGGGTACACCAAGATTCTCGACGCCGTCGAGGCGCTGGCGGCCGGCGAGACCTCGGTGGCGCTGGCTCCGAAGGGTGTCGGCACACGGGGCGTCAAGTACGAGGCGGCGGCGCTGAGCCTCGGCGATCGCCCCTTCATCGACGACATGGCGGTCGACGGATTGCTGCACGGCGCGTTCCATCTCACCGACCACGCTCGAGCCGACATCATCGCCATCGATACCTCCGCCGCCGAGGCCGTACCCGGTGTCGTGCGGGTCTTCACCGGCGCCGATGTACCGGGCGAGCTGCGTGGCGGCCTGATCCACAAGGACTGGCCGATCTTCATCCCGGTTGGCGGGCGTACCAGCTACCTCGGCGACGTCCTGGCCATGGTCGTGGCCGTTGACCGCCCGACGGCGCGCAAGGCGGCGAAGCTCATCGAGGTCACCTACGAGGTGCACACGCCGATGACCAATCCGGCCGAGGCGGTGGCGTCGAGCGAGAACGCCGTCTGGGGACTCGACGGCAACGTGTTGTCGACCAGCACCTACGCCCGCGGCGACGCCGAGGGAGCGCTCGCCGGCGCCACCCACGTGGTGCGCGAGACCTTCCAGACCCAGCGCATCGACCATGCGTTCGTCGAACCCGAGTCCACGCTCGCCGTGCCGATCCCGGCCGGACACCCCCTGCCACTCACGAACGGTGCCACGGCCGGCCAACCGGTCGACTTCGAGCGCCTCATGGTCTATTCGGGCGGCCAGGGAATCTGGGATGATCGCAACGACATCGCGAAGATCCTCGACGTCCCCACCGAAACGGTGGTCACCGAACTGGTCTCCAACGGTGGTGCCTTCGGCGGCAAGGAAGACATGTCGAACCAGGGGCAGACTGCACTGGCCGCCTGGCTGCTGCGCCGTCCGGTCAAGACCACGTTTTCTCGCGAGGAGTCGTTCCTCGTGCACACCAAGCGGCATCCGATCCGCATGGCGTACGAGGCAGGCTGCGACGCCGATGGCAAGCTCGTCGGTCTGCGGGTCCGCATGCTCGGCGACTCCGGGCCCTACGCGTCGGTGGGGATGAAGGTCCTCGAGCGGGCTGCCGGTCACGCCTCGGGGCCCTATGTCGTCCCCAACATCGACGTCGAAGCCGTTGCCGCTCGCACCAACAACTCCGTGTGTGGTGCGTTCCGCGGCTTCGGGGCCAACCAGGCCCAGTTCGCCATGGAGGGCTGCATGGATCGACTGGCCGAGATGGTCGGCATCTCCGGCTGGGAGATGCGTCACCGCAATGTGGTCGAGCCCGGCGTCACCTGGGGACCGGGGCAGATCCTCGATGACGGCTGTCTCGGCGCCCGAGCCTGCCTCGACGCCGTGAAGCCTGCGTACGACCAGGCAGTCGCCGACGGGGCTGCCGTCGGTCTCGGACTGGGGCTCAAGAACTCGGGCCTCGGCAACGGGTTCAAGGAGATCGCCAAGGCGGTCGTCCACTTCCGGCCCGACGGCAAGATCGAGGTGCGGCACTGCTGGACCGAGATGGGCCAGGGCATCCACACCGTCGCCATGCAGGTGGCCATCGAGGAACTCGGGGTCGAAGCCGAGCGGATCGAGGTCATCGTCGACTCCACCCGTGAACTCGGCGCCGGTCAGACCACCGGCAGCCGAGGCACGCTGATGGGTGCCGGTTCGGTGGCCGACGCCTGCCGGGCCGCCATGGCCGACGGCTGTCAGGTCGGCGTCGACTACGAGGGCGAATACCGGGTCGACTGGACCAACTCGCTCAGCGAGGGGCTGCCCAACCCGATCATCCACTCGACGTTCGGCTACGCCGCCCAGCTGGTGATCATGGATCGCGAGAGCGGACTGGTCGATCGAGTGGTCGCCGCTCACGACGTCGGTCGGGCCGTCAACCCGCTGCTGTGCGAGGGCCAGATCGAAGGTTCGGTACACATGGGCCTCGGCTACGCGATGACCGAAGGCTTCCCCTGTGACGCCGACGGCAAGCCGCTCAACGACACCCTGCGTTCGCTCGACATCATCCGTCCCAAGGACATGCCTCCGGTCGATGTCATCCTCGTGGAGTCGGCCGAGCCCAACTCCCCGTACGGCATCAAGGGGGTCGGCGAGATCGGGCTCGTCCCGACCGCCGGTGCCGTTGCCGCCGCCATGCACGACCGTGACGGCGAGTGGCGCAACGAACTCCCGCTCGTCAACGTGAGCAATCGCGAACGTGCCGACGCCTGGGCCTGA
- a CDS encoding N-carbamoyl-D-amino-acid hydrolase, with protein MNSAQPRRYLTVGAAQLGPIAKEEPRHAVVERLIALLRDAAERGCELVVFPELALTTFFPRWYTDELGGHDAYYETSMPSPATQPLFDEAKRLGVGFSLGYAELTEPDDGGVVHRYNTTVLVERDGTIVGKYRKVHIPGHENDEPWRPFQHLERRYFEESPDGFNVWRSFGGIVGMATCNDRRWPETYREMGLQGVELILIGYNTPIHYAPDPGQNALQGFHNHLCMQSGAYQNGTWVVGVAKGGTEEGVESLAQSCIIAPSGQIVAQATTTGDEVIVARCDLDKCKDFKDTLFDFARYRRPEVYQRITTQKGVIEPPIQEKGAQQ; from the coding sequence ATGAACAGCGCGCAACCCCGGCGATACCTCACCGTCGGCGCCGCCCAGCTCGGACCGATCGCGAAGGAGGAACCTCGTCACGCCGTGGTCGAACGCCTGATCGCTTTGCTGCGCGACGCCGCCGAGCGCGGCTGTGAGCTCGTGGTGTTCCCCGAGCTGGCACTCACCACGTTCTTCCCACGCTGGTACACCGACGAGCTCGGCGGACACGACGCCTACTACGAGACCTCGATGCCGAGCCCGGCCACTCAGCCCCTGTTCGACGAAGCGAAGCGGCTCGGCGTCGGGTTCTCGCTCGGGTATGCCGAACTGACCGAGCCCGACGACGGCGGCGTCGTGCACCGGTACAACACCACCGTGTTGGTCGAGCGAGACGGCACGATCGTGGGCAAGTACCGCAAGGTGCACATTCCCGGGCACGAGAACGACGAGCCGTGGCGGCCGTTCCAGCATCTCGAGCGGCGCTACTTCGAGGAATCACCCGACGGGTTCAACGTGTGGCGGAGCTTCGGCGGCATCGTCGGCATGGCCACCTGCAACGATCGGCGCTGGCCTGAGACCTACCGTGAGATGGGGCTCCAAGGGGTCGAGCTGATCCTGATCGGCTACAACACGCCCATCCACTACGCCCCCGATCCCGGCCAGAACGCGCTGCAGGGCTTCCACAACCACCTGTGCATGCAGTCCGGCGCCTATCAGAACGGCACGTGGGTCGTCGGCGTGGCCAAGGGCGGCACCGAGGAGGGTGTCGAGTCGCTCGCCCAGTCGTGCATCATCGCTCCGTCAGGCCAGATCGTGGCCCAGGCCACCACGACCGGCGACGAGGTCATCGTTGCTCGGTGCGACCTCGACAAGTGCAAGGACTTTAAGGACACCCTGTTCGACTTCGCTCGTTACCGGCGACCCGAGGTCTACCAGCGGATCACCACCCAGAAGGGCGTGATCGAGCCACCGATCCAAGAAAAGGGAGCGCAGCAGTGA